In Vitis riparia cultivar Riparia Gloire de Montpellier isolate 1030 chromosome 19, EGFV_Vit.rip_1.0, whole genome shotgun sequence, the following proteins share a genomic window:
- the LOC117909674 gene encoding gamma-glutamyl hydrolase 2-like, with product MPAHFLSSSPSASTSTSSTASPADSSDMPKDAVSASSSSSGRYSEIWNYLWVPLLLSVSKELTTAKAESTILLPSDVRLGSARSSPSCPAPDPKLNFRPVVGILTHPGDGASGRLNNDTNASYIAASYVKFVESAGARVIPLIYNEPLEILHEKLNLVNGVIFTGGWAKSGLYYTTVGEIFKKSLEKNDVGDHFPVLAICLGFELLTMIISKDIKILEEFSAADQASTLNFMKNTDIRGTVFQRFPPDLLRKLSTDCLVMQNHHYGISPERFQENTDLSGFFEILTTSTDEDDKVYVSTAQARSYPVTAFQWHPEKNAFEWGLSRIPHSEDAVQVTQHVANFFISEARKSLNRPPARKVLDNLIYNYSPTYCGKAGKGYDEVYIFS from the exons ATGCCGGCTCATTTCCTCTCTAGCTCTCCCTCcgcctccacctccacctcatCCACCGCATCGCCCGCCGATTCCTCCGACATGCCAAAAGACGCCGTTTCagcttcctcctcctcctccggTCGCTACTCCGAGATCTGGAACTACCTCTGGGTTCCTCTCTTGCTTTCCGTCTCTAAAGAGTTGACCACTGCTAAAGCCGAGTCCACGATTCTGCTCCCGAGTGATGTCCGACTTGGGTCGGCTCGATCGTCTCCGAGTTGCCCGGCGCCTGATCCTAAGTTGAATTTCCGGCCGGTGGTCGGGATTTTGACTCATCCTGGCGACGGCGCCTCCGGCAGGCTTAACAATGATACAAACGCTTCGTACATTGCGGCGTCGTACGTGAAATTCGTTGAATCGGCTGGCGCTCGCGTTATTCCCCTAATTTATAACGAGCCTCTTGAGATTCTCCATGag AAGCTCAACCTGGTCAATGGAGTTATTTTTACTGGAGGATGGGCGAAAAGCGGTTTGTACTACACGACTGTTGGGGAGATTTTTAAG AAAAGTTTAGAGAAGAATGATGTTGGGGACCACTTTCCTGTACTTGCCATCTGCTTGGGTTTCGAACTTTTAACAATGATCATCAGTAAG GACATAAAAATTCTTGAAGAATTTAGTGCAGCAGATCAAGCATCCACCCTCAATTTCATGAAAAACACAGATATTAGAGGAACGGTGTTTCAGAG GTTTCCTCCAGATTTACTGAGAAAATTGAGTACTGATTGTCTTGTCATGCAAAACCATCAT TATGGAATATCACCAGAAAGGTTCCAAGAGAATACTGATCTATCTGGTTTCTTTGAGATCTTAACTACTAGCACGGATGAAGATGATAAG GTATATGTCTCCACAGCACAAGCCCGCAGCTATCCTGTGACTGCATTCCAATGGCATCCAGAG aaaaatgcatttgaatGGGGGTTGTCGAGGATTCCACACTCTGAAGATGCAGTTCAAGTGACGCAACATGTTGCAAACTTTTTTATCAG TGAAGCTAGGAAATCTCTGAACAGGCCACCTGCTCGCAAAGTGCTTGACAATCTTATTTACAATTACAGTCCCACTTACTGTGGGAAGGCTGG